In Paenibacillus sp. 1781tsa1, one DNA window encodes the following:
- a CDS encoding TetR/AcrR family transcriptional regulator — protein MSSRKQSLLETALALFLEHSYANTTIQMILDQSGVSKGTFYKFFSSKEDCLYSIIDQRMQEDVFIRKELEQNHYTSDYDLLVDQIAIPMSVPNKERVWELYWTGFYSGEINSAKLATVHLKWLSTRLVQVYGNDISLYANEGAILCYGILHQIANTSRSLNTQKPVWSELVPKVLTYIEVILRTMHQRNEHIFDFQSLYFLNADERNHDKGLDLDNLLEDFDEFNNRVQKSKESASLKQLSKGLLALLQDKEDINIPVIEVVLQAFHKEYKSSAFQSEANRVTEACWWYLELVKQRN, from the coding sequence ATGAGTAGTCGTAAACAAAGTTTATTGGAAACAGCACTTGCACTATTTTTAGAGCATAGCTATGCAAATACAACAATCCAGATGATCCTGGATCAATCAGGTGTATCCAAAGGCACATTCTACAAATTCTTCAGTTCAAAAGAAGATTGTTTATATTCGATTATTGATCAGCGCATGCAAGAGGATGTTTTCATTCGCAAAGAACTTGAACAAAATCACTATACATCGGATTATGACCTGCTCGTAGACCAGATTGCGATTCCTATGTCCGTACCTAATAAAGAGCGAGTATGGGAATTATATTGGACTGGCTTTTATTCAGGGGAGATTAACTCAGCCAAACTGGCTACAGTTCACCTAAAATGGCTGTCTACACGCTTGGTTCAGGTGTATGGGAACGACATTAGCTTATATGCCAACGAAGGGGCAATATTGTGCTACGGCATATTACATCAGATTGCCAACACATCAAGAAGTTTAAATACGCAAAAACCGGTATGGAGCGAATTGGTTCCAAAAGTACTAACGTACATTGAAGTGATCCTAAGAACAATGCACCAGAGAAATGAACATATTTTCGATTTTCAGTCACTCTATTTCCTGAATGCGGATGAGCGTAACCATGATAAGGGTCTGGACCTCGATAATCTATTGGAAGATTTTGATGAGTTCAACAATCGTGTTCAAAAATCCAAGGAGTCTGCTTCATTGAAGCAACTTTCGAAGGGGCTTTTGGCGTTATTACAAGATAAAGAGGATATAAATATTCCTGTAATCGAAGTGGTACTTCAAGCGTTTCACAAAGAGTACAAGTCCAGTGCATTTCAATCCGAAGCCAATAGAGTGACCGAAGCCTGTTGGTGGTATTTGGAACTGGTGAAACAACGTAATTAA
- a CDS encoding cytochrome P450 — MTNSNNQTSEKVEFSLFSEENSKDPFAMFAQMRAKGSVVPIPNPMGGEGQTWIVTRMDVAMEVLKDHARFTVDMNSIDHGNDIRKNLSGELGSSEPQTFFTGKSMLFVDEPDHRRLRSLVSKAFTPRYMESLRPRVQEIADELIDQFEGKGEMDLVKDYAYPFPINVISEMLGIPQEDRPQIHVWSEAIAKGLGFGKQDPAVAQHLRSFAEYTAQLVANKRVEPSDDLISQLIAIEEEGDRLNEDELISMITLLIFAGHETTSNLIATGSYLLLTHPEQLKQLKQDLNLVPSAVEELLRYNGPATSSGPRYATQDTELDGQLIQKGDVVIPLLKSANRDEQQFNDPEELDIERKIKRHLAFGHGIHMCLGAPLARVEGDVAFTTLLRRLPDLQLSVPQEEIHWHSALSSQGLASLPVKF, encoded by the coding sequence ATGACTAACTCGAATAACCAGACCTCAGAAAAAGTAGAATTTAGTTTATTTAGCGAAGAAAATAGTAAAGATCCATTTGCCATGTTTGCACAGATGCGTGCCAAAGGCTCCGTTGTCCCTATTCCTAATCCGATGGGTGGTGAAGGGCAAACCTGGATAGTAACTCGGATGGACGTCGCCATGGAAGTGTTGAAAGATCATGCTCGATTTACGGTCGATATGAACTCGATTGATCATGGCAATGATATTCGAAAGAATCTCTCAGGCGAGCTTGGTTCGTCGGAACCTCAAACTTTTTTTACCGGAAAGTCGATGCTCTTTGTGGATGAACCGGATCATCGAAGATTGAGAAGCTTAGTGTCCAAAGCATTCACTCCAAGATATATGGAAAGCCTGCGTCCGCGTGTCCAGGAAATTGCCGATGAATTAATTGATCAATTTGAAGGGAAAGGAGAGATGGATCTTGTAAAAGACTATGCCTATCCATTTCCAATCAACGTTATTTCCGAGATGCTGGGTATACCACAGGAAGATCGACCTCAGATCCATGTATGGTCTGAAGCCATTGCAAAAGGTCTTGGTTTTGGTAAACAGGACCCTGCAGTAGCGCAACATTTGCGATCATTCGCAGAGTATACCGCTCAGCTTGTGGCGAACAAACGAGTAGAACCTTCAGATGACCTCATCAGTCAATTAATTGCGATTGAGGAGGAGGGGGATCGACTGAATGAGGATGAATTAATATCCATGATCACATTATTAATATTTGCTGGACATGAGACAACTTCCAATCTGATTGCAACTGGCTCTTATCTTCTTCTGACCCATCCCGAACAACTGAAACAACTTAAACAAGATCTGAATCTGGTTCCTTCTGCGGTGGAGGAGTTGCTACGATATAACGGACCCGCCACTTCTTCAGGTCCCCGTTATGCAACGCAGGACACGGAACTGGATGGACAATTGATTCAAAAGGGAGATGTTGTGATTCCTCTGTTGAAATCAGCGAATCGGGATGAGCAGCAGTTCAATGACCCCGAAGAGTTGGATATTGAACGCAAAATAAAACGGCATTTGGCCTTTGGACACGGCATCCATATGTGTCTTGGCGCTCCACTTGCTCGTGTGGAGGGAGACGTGGCGTTTACTACGCTTTTACGTCGACTGCCGGATCTTCAGCTCAGTGTTCCCCAGGAAGAGATTCATTGGCACTCCGCTTTGTCATCACAAGGATTGGCATCATTGCCTGTTAAATTTTAA